Proteins found in one Pseudomonas mosselii genomic segment:
- the cobG gene encoding precorrin-3B synthase produces MPDTPLTQPPSSEVSPRPSACPGLWRIVAARDGGICRIKLPGGLLLADQADAVADAAERFAGGVIEATNRANLQIRGIGQDHGGLVEHLLAAGLGPRDAAGDDVRNLMLSPLAGLDPAMLFDTRPLAGQILELLESTPRFHKLSAKFAVQLDGGEALAMLEHAHDLWLSAMQREGRIWLRFGLASSLSNGLALGAVPVEQGLALVRAVLERFLDLATPEQSRMRQLLQVCPVEHFLEGLPLQIDTTLMAWQRSATTSPWLGVLLQRQGVALGAAPPLGRLMPAMLRSAARIARQLGDGSLRLTPWQSLVLTSLEPTELENARAQLTASGMICDNEHPLARVVACTGSSGCAKAQADTKADAIALAALLHHGAPGSVHLSACPRSCAMAHVAPATLLARAPGRYDLYLRDARLPGFGRLRGADLTPEEAGAMLDLPTEHLDD; encoded by the coding sequence TTGCCGGATACCCCCTTGACGCAGCCCCCGTCCTCCGAAGTTTCGCCCCGTCCCTCGGCCTGCCCGGGGTTGTGGCGCATCGTTGCTGCGCGCGACGGTGGCATTTGCCGGATCAAGCTACCGGGCGGCCTGCTGCTGGCCGACCAGGCCGATGCCGTGGCCGACGCCGCCGAGCGCTTCGCCGGCGGGGTGATCGAGGCGACCAACCGAGCCAACTTGCAGATCCGTGGCATTGGCCAGGATCACGGTGGGCTGGTCGAGCATCTGCTGGCCGCCGGGCTCGGCCCGCGTGACGCGGCGGGCGATGATGTACGCAACCTCATGCTCAGCCCACTGGCCGGCCTCGATCCGGCCATGCTGTTCGACACCCGACCATTGGCCGGGCAGATCCTCGAGCTGCTGGAAAGCACACCCCGGTTTCACAAGCTGTCGGCCAAGTTCGCCGTGCAGCTCGATGGTGGCGAAGCGCTTGCGATGCTCGAACACGCCCATGATCTGTGGCTGTCGGCGATGCAGCGTGAAGGACGCATCTGGTTGCGGTTCGGCCTCGCAAGCAGCCTGTCGAATGGCCTGGCGCTGGGCGCGGTACCGGTGGAGCAGGGACTGGCGTTGGTGCGGGCAGTGCTGGAGCGCTTCCTTGACCTGGCGACACCTGAGCAGTCTCGCATGCGTCAATTGCTGCAGGTGTGCCCGGTGGAGCACTTCCTTGAAGGGCTGCCCCTCCAGATCGACACCACATTGATGGCCTGGCAGCGCTCGGCGACGACCAGCCCCTGGCTGGGCGTGCTGCTCCAGCGCCAGGGCGTGGCCTTGGGCGCCGCGCCGCCTCTCGGTCGTCTGATGCCCGCTATGTTGCGCAGTGCCGCGCGCATCGCCCGGCAATTGGGCGATGGCAGCTTACGCCTGACGCCTTGGCAGAGCCTGGTGCTGACCTCCCTCGAACCGACCGAGCTGGAAAACGCACGCGCGCAACTGACGGCATCCGGCATGATCTGCGACAACGAACATCCCCTGGCGCGGGTCGTCGCCTGCACCGGCTCCAGCGGTTGCGCCAAGGCCCAGGCCGACACCAAGGCCGATGCCATTGCCCTGGCCGCACTGCTGCACCACGGCGCCCCGGGAAGCGTGCACCTGTCCGCCTGTCCACGTTCCTGCGCCATGGCCCATGTGGCCCCGGCCACCCTGCTGGCCCGCGCCCCGGGCCGCTATGACCTTTACTTGCGCGACGCGCGCTTGCCGGGTTTCGGCAGGCTGCGCGGCGCCGACCTCACCCCAGAAGAAGCAGGCGCCATGCTCGACCTGCCGACGGAGCACCTTGATGATTGA
- a CDS encoding precorrin-8X methylmutase, which yields MIDYIRDGQEIYRNSFRIIREEARLERIPADLEKLAVRVIHACGMVEAIDGLQFSEGAGTAGREALAKGAPILCDAHMVAEGITRARLPANNPVICTLRDPSVPDLAKAEGNTRSAVALELWRPHLEGSVVVIGNAPTALFYLLEMLDAGAPKPALILGFPVGFVGAAESKAMLAADSRGVPFVIMQGRLGGSAMAAAAVNALATEVE from the coding sequence ATGATTGACTACATCCGCGATGGTCAGGAGATCTATCGCAATTCCTTCCGGATCATCCGCGAGGAAGCCCGGCTCGAGCGGATCCCCGCCGATCTCGAAAAGCTCGCCGTGCGCGTGATCCATGCCTGCGGCATGGTCGAGGCCATCGATGGCCTGCAGTTTTCCGAAGGTGCCGGTACCGCCGGCCGCGAGGCCCTGGCCAAGGGCGCGCCGATCCTCTGTGACGCGCACATGGTCGCCGAAGGCATCACCCGCGCCCGGCTGCCAGCGAACAACCCGGTGATCTGCACCCTGCGCGACCCGAGCGTGCCGGACCTGGCCAAGGCCGAAGGCAACACCCGCTCGGCGGTGGCCCTGGAACTGTGGCGCCCGCACCTGGAAGGCAGCGTGGTGGTGATCGGCAATGCACCGACCGCATTATTCTACCTGCTGGAAATGCTCGATGCCGGCGCGCCGAAACCGGCGCTGATCCTCGGCTTCCCGGTCGGCTTTGTCGGCGCCGCCGAATCCAAGGCGATGCTCGCCGCCGACAGCCGTGGCGTGCCGTTCGTGATCATGCAGGGCCGCCTGGGCGGCAGCGCGATGGCTGCCGCCGCGGTCAACGCCCTGGCCACGGAGGTGGAATGA
- a CDS encoding precorrin-2 C(20)-methyltransferase, giving the protein MMHARGRLLGLGVGPGDPELITVKALRLLREAPVVAYFVAKGKRGNAFGIIEAHLQAEQILLPLVYPVTTEALPAPLSYEQVISDFYDEASLQVAAHLDAGRDVAVICEGDPFFYGSYMYLHDRLASRYEAQVIPGVCSMLGGASVLGAPLVYRNQTLTVLSGVLPHEELKQRLAAADAAVIMKLGRNFPKVRQVLGELGLDSRALYVERATMANQKIVALDEVDPQSSPYFSLIIVPGEKWQG; this is encoded by the coding sequence ATGATGCACGCACGCGGACGACTGCTGGGCCTGGGCGTGGGCCCGGGCGATCCCGAACTGATCACGGTCAAGGCTCTGCGCCTGCTGCGCGAGGCCCCCGTGGTGGCGTACTTCGTGGCCAAGGGCAAGCGCGGCAATGCCTTCGGTATCATCGAGGCGCACCTGCAAGCTGAACAGATCCTGCTTCCCCTGGTATACCCGGTGACCACCGAGGCGCTGCCCGCGCCGCTCTCCTACGAGCAGGTGATCAGCGACTTCTACGACGAAGCCAGTCTGCAGGTTGCCGCGCACCTGGATGCCGGCCGCGATGTGGCGGTGATCTGCGAAGGGGACCCGTTCTTCTACGGCTCCTACATGTACCTGCACGATCGCCTGGCATCGCGCTACGAGGCCCAGGTGATTCCGGGCGTCTGCTCGATGCTCGGTGGCGCCTCGGTACTCGGTGCGCCGCTGGTGTATCGCAACCAGACCCTCACCGTGCTCTCCGGTGTGCTGCCCCATGAAGAGCTCAAACAGCGCCTGGCCGCTGCCGACGCGGCAGTGATCATGAAGCTGGGGCGCAACTTCCCCAAAGTGCGCCAGGTGCTCGGCGAGCTGGGCCTGGATAGCCGTGCGCTGTACGTGGAGCGGGCGACCATGGCCAACCAGAAGATCGTCGCGCTGGATGAAGTCGACCCGCAGTCCTCGCCGTATTTCTCGCTGATCATCGTGCCGGGTGAGAAATGGCAGGGATGA
- the cobJ gene encoding precorrin-3B C(17)-methyltransferase: MAGMIKAPAIVILGPGSLATAQRIQQRYPQAVIHGLQGRVEGADQYYAVFGDTLRDLYQQDTPIIALCAAGIVIRTLAPLLSEKGVEPPVLAVAEDGSAVVPLLGGLGGVNVMAREIGEALGVSAAITTSGELRFGTCLLNPPEGYALADLEQGKRFVSDLLAGETVRVEGDAPWLEHAQLPAGDDARRTIHVGSALRPASRDELLIHARCVVVAVTAGSADLAQQVREGLLRANIAEPALACLLASEAEMAEPTLHEAARALNVALRFAPAAESLERMLADALPQARVGSSMGLAHAVAAAPVDIDRVGRRRGRLAVIGLGPGAAELMVPAVKAELARAQDVLGYETYVRMAGPFRDDQVLHCTDNREEMQRARHAFELAAQGRSVVVVSSGDPGVFAMAAAVLEALHESSDPAWQRVELQILPGVSASLATAAQAGAPLGHDFCVMSLSDNLKPWSIIEKRLDLAAQADLVLAFYNPISKARPHQLGVALEVVRRHRDAGTPVVLGRDIGRPGQALRVVTLGELLPEMVDMRTLVLVGSSTTCTFPRADGGQWVYTPRWYPAKP; the protein is encoded by the coding sequence ATGGCAGGGATGATCAAGGCACCGGCAATCGTCATTCTCGGCCCGGGCAGTTTGGCTACCGCGCAGCGAATCCAGCAGCGTTATCCACAGGCCGTGATCCATGGCCTGCAAGGGCGTGTGGAGGGTGCCGACCAATACTACGCAGTCTTCGGCGACACCCTGCGCGATCTGTATCAGCAAGACACGCCGATCATCGCCTTGTGCGCGGCGGGTATTGTCATTCGCACCCTGGCGCCGCTGTTGAGCGAAAAAGGCGTCGAGCCGCCGGTGCTGGCCGTGGCCGAGGACGGCAGCGCCGTGGTGCCGCTGCTCGGTGGCCTGGGCGGGGTCAATGTCATGGCCCGCGAAATCGGCGAGGCGCTGGGTGTCAGCGCGGCGATCACCACCAGTGGCGAGCTGCGCTTCGGCACTTGCCTGCTCAACCCGCCCGAGGGCTACGCACTGGCGGACCTGGAGCAGGGCAAGCGTTTCGTCTCCGACCTGCTGGCGGGCGAAACCGTGCGTGTCGAAGGCGACGCGCCGTGGCTCGAGCACGCGCAGTTGCCTGCAGGTGACGATGCGCGGCGCACCATCCATGTGGGGAGCGCACTGCGTCCGGCCAGCCGTGATGAACTGCTGATCCATGCGCGTTGCGTGGTGGTGGCGGTCACAGCCGGCAGCGCTGACCTGGCGCAACAGGTGCGGGAGGGACTGCTGCGAGCGAATATCGCCGAGCCCGCGTTGGCCTGCCTGCTGGCGAGCGAAGCCGAGATGGCGGAGCCGACCCTGCACGAGGCTGCCCGGGCGCTGAACGTCGCCCTGCGCTTCGCCCCGGCCGCCGAGAGCCTGGAGCGGATGCTGGCTGATGCATTGCCGCAAGCGCGTGTGGGTTCGTCCATGGGGCTCGCCCACGCCGTTGCCGCGGCACCGGTCGACATCGACCGCGTTGGCCGTCGCCGGGGGCGCCTGGCCGTGATCGGCCTGGGCCCTGGTGCCGCCGAGCTGATGGTGCCGGCGGTCAAGGCGGAGCTGGCGCGGGCGCAGGATGTGCTCGGCTACGAAACCTACGTGCGCATGGCCGGCCCCTTCCGCGACGATCAAGTGCTGCACTGCACCGACAACCGCGAAGAGATGCAGCGCGCCCGCCATGCCTTCGAGCTGGCGGCCCAGGGCCGTTCGGTGGTGGTGGTATCGTCCGGTGATCCGGGCGTATTCGCCATGGCCGCCGCAGTGCTCGAAGCGTTGCACGAGTCCAGCGACCCGGCCTGGCAGCGCGTCGAGTTGCAGATCCTGCCCGGCGTCTCGGCCTCGCTGGCCACCGCCGCGCAAGCGGGGGCACCGCTGGGGCACGATTTCTGCGTGATGTCGCTGTCGGACAACCTCAAGCCCTGGTCGATCATCGAAAAACGCCTCGACCTGGCCGCCCAGGCGGATCTGGTGCTGGCGTTCTACAACCCGATCTCCAAGGCCCGGCCTCATCAGTTGGGCGTGGCGCTGGAAGTGGTACGTCGCCATCGCGACGCAGGCACCCCCGTGGTGCTGGGCCGTGATATCGGCCGGCCGGGGCAGGCGCTGCGGGTGGTGACCCTGGGCGAGCTGCTGCCGGAGATGGTCGATATGCGCACCCTGGTGCTGGTCGGCTCCTCGACCACCTGCACCTTCCCCCGTGCCGATGGCGGCCAGTGGGTGTACACGCCGCGCTGGTACCCCGCCAAGCCTTGA
- a CDS encoding MarC family protein — translation MLHELFSVYLKMLVLYSPFFVLSCFIGLTRGHSSKERKQLAWRVAIATLVASVLLYLFGRVIFGVFGITADAFRIGAGSVLFISALGMAQGKSAVQTDNVQQDVTIVPLTIPLTVGPGTIGALLVMGVGQPHWDDKLLAIVSIALASFTVGLVLYLSHRIERLLGDQGLQIVSRLMGLFVCALAAQIIFTGIKGYLLP, via the coding sequence ATGCTCCATGAGTTGTTCAGCGTCTACCTGAAGATGCTCGTGCTCTACAGCCCGTTCTTCGTGCTCTCATGTTTCATCGGCCTGACCCGCGGCCACTCCAGCAAGGAACGCAAGCAACTGGCCTGGCGGGTGGCCATTGCCACGCTGGTCGCCAGCGTGCTGCTGTACTTGTTCGGGCGGGTGATCTTCGGGGTATTCGGCATCACCGCCGACGCCTTCCGCATCGGCGCGGGCTCGGTGCTGTTCATCTCGGCGCTGGGCATGGCCCAGGGCAAGTCGGCTGTGCAGACTGACAACGTGCAGCAGGACGTGACCATCGTGCCGCTGACCATTCCGCTCACCGTCGGCCCGGGCACCATCGGTGCACTGCTGGTGATGGGGGTGGGCCAGCCGCACTGGGACGACAAGCTGCTGGCCATCGTCAGCATCGCCCTGGCCAGCTTCACCGTCGGCCTGGTGCTGTACCTCTCGCACCGTATCGAGCGGCTGCTCGGCGACCAGGGCCTGCAGATCGTCAGCCGCCTGATGGGACTGTTCGTCTGCGCCCTGGCGGCGCAGATCATCTTCACCGGGATCAAGGGCTACCTGCTGCCCTGA
- a CDS encoding hybrid sensor histidine kinase/response regulator, which yields MRRLRIAIALIVSLLTLLCLLPAHAEQAAGWSALLDEQGNLQLSDVRSERYRNQFSPLALDELDAALPDQALWLHYRLEPHDQEQLVRIFAPDLSRLDLYALEGGKLLRQLHHGRQGDGLSPTQRGRDHVLPLPHSSQPLDIYLRLVSEHQLRPAISVESTAHAAADQRQSLLFGLLFGGLVMLILHNLIRFAYSRSSTTLVLALYHGLMLLSALILLNLTGPWSQLWHSAQTPAAYLTLVLAGLAGLYFTLHFFSPCSSARLNRLLHMEMVVAAVSGMVLLFVDTLPLNLMTYALLALGSLSMLLVSSYHWYKGYGPARLFTVAMLVFNLGGLVLLPALLGLTRTPTPWLLCILMALTVVSGLLLNLAVSERLRRISEERFRASRALAASDAEINAKAEFLAKISHEIRTPMNGVLGMTELLLGTPLSVKQRDYVQTIHSAGNELLTLINEILDISKLESRQIELDDVQFDLNALIEDCLNIFRAKAEQQNIELISFTQPQVPRVVSGDPTRLRQALSSLLDNALKNTTQGEILLVVALDQRGDSPRLRIAVQDSGEPMPPAERDALLQAELHSRHFLSSNKLGGHLGLVIAKQLIGLMQGEFGIKTSTSMGNTLWLTLPLDPLRLEQPATDLDSPLRDARVLVVDDNDTCRKVLVQQCSAWGMNVSAVPSGKEALALLRTKAHLRDYFDAVLLDQNMPGMTGMQLAAKIKEDPSLNHDILVVMLTGISNAPSKIIARNAGVKRILAKPVAGYTLKTTLAEELALRGREQTAPPLPAGSPVPLDLPGDFRILVAEDNSISTKVIRGMLGKLNLEPDTASNGEEALQAMKARHYDLVLMDCEMPVLDGFSATQQLRAWETANQRPRTPVVALTAHILNEHKERARLAGMDGHMAKPVELSQLRELIQFWAGQRQVVSDPLA from the coding sequence GTGCGTCGGCTTCGGATTGCCATAGCCCTGATCGTCAGCCTGCTGACCCTGCTCTGCCTGCTCCCGGCACACGCCGAACAGGCCGCAGGCTGGTCGGCGCTGCTCGATGAACAGGGCAACCTGCAATTGTCCGATGTACGCTCCGAGCGTTACCGCAACCAGTTCAGCCCCCTGGCCCTCGACGAACTGGATGCCGCCCTCCCCGACCAGGCACTCTGGCTGCACTATCGCCTGGAACCGCACGACCAGGAGCAACTGGTCCGCATCTTCGCCCCCGACTTGTCGCGCCTGGACCTCTACGCCCTCGAAGGCGGCAAGCTGCTGCGCCAGTTGCACCATGGGCGCCAGGGCGATGGCCTGAGCCCGACCCAGCGCGGCCGGGACCATGTGCTGCCGCTGCCGCACAGCAGCCAGCCACTGGACATCTACCTGCGACTGGTCTCCGAACACCAGTTGCGCCCTGCCATCAGCGTCGAGTCCACCGCCCACGCCGCCGCCGACCAGCGCCAGTCGCTGCTGTTCGGCCTGCTGTTCGGCGGGCTGGTGATGCTGATCCTGCACAACCTGATCCGCTTCGCCTATTCACGCTCCAGCACCACGCTGGTCCTGGCGCTGTACCACGGCCTGATGCTGCTCAGCGCGCTGATCCTGCTCAATCTCACTGGCCCGTGGAGTCAGCTGTGGCACAGCGCGCAAACGCCGGCGGCCTACCTGACCCTGGTGCTGGCGGGCCTGGCCGGGCTGTACTTCACCCTGCATTTCTTCTCTCCCTGCAGTTCGGCGCGGCTCAACCGCCTGCTGCACATGGAAATGGTGGTGGCAGCGGTCAGCGGCATGGTGCTGCTGTTCGTCGACACGCTGCCGCTGAACCTGATGACCTACGCCCTGCTCGCACTGGGCAGCCTGAGCATGCTGCTGGTCAGCAGCTATCACTGGTACAAGGGCTACGGTCCGGCGCGGTTGTTCACCGTGGCGATGCTGGTATTCAACCTCGGCGGCCTGGTGCTGCTGCCGGCCCTGCTGGGCCTGACCCGCACCCCCACGCCCTGGCTGCTGTGCATCCTCATGGCGCTGACGGTGGTCAGCGGCCTGCTGCTCAACCTCGCGGTCAGCGAACGCCTGCGCCGGATCAGCGAGGAGCGTTTCCGCGCCAGCCGCGCCCTGGCCGCCAGCGATGCCGAGATCAACGCCAAGGCCGAGTTCCTGGCCAAGATCAGCCACGAGATCCGCACCCCCATGAACGGTGTGCTGGGCATGACCGAGCTGCTGCTGGGCACGCCGCTGTCGGTTAAACAGCGCGACTACGTACAAACCATCCACAGCGCCGGCAACGAACTGCTCACCCTGATCAACGAAATCCTCGACATCTCCAAGCTCGAGTCGCGGCAGATCGAACTGGACGATGTGCAGTTCGACCTCAATGCCCTGATCGAGGATTGCCTGAACATCTTCCGGGCCAAGGCCGAGCAGCAGAACATCGAGTTGATCAGCTTCACCCAGCCTCAGGTGCCCAGGGTCGTCAGCGGCGACCCGACACGCCTGCGCCAGGCCCTGTCGAGTCTGCTGGACAACGCCCTGAAAAACACCACCCAGGGCGAGATCCTGCTGGTGGTGGCCCTCGACCAACGCGGCGACAGCCCGCGCTTGCGCATTGCCGTGCAGGACAGCGGCGAGCCCATGCCGCCCGCCGAGCGCGATGCCCTGCTACAGGCCGAACTGCACAGCCGCCACTTCCTCTCCAGCAACAAGCTCGGCGGCCACTTGGGCCTGGTGATCGCCAAGCAGCTGATCGGCCTGATGCAAGGCGAGTTCGGCATCAAGACCAGCACCAGCATGGGCAACACCCTGTGGCTGACCCTGCCGCTGGACCCGCTGCGCCTGGAGCAGCCGGCCACCGACCTCGACAGCCCTTTGCGCGATGCGCGGGTGCTGGTGGTCGACGACAACGATACCTGCCGCAAGGTACTGGTGCAGCAGTGCAGCGCCTGGGGCATGAACGTCAGCGCGGTGCCGTCGGGCAAGGAAGCGCTGGCGTTGCTGCGTACCAAGGCGCACCTGCGCGACTACTTCGACGCGGTGCTGCTGGACCAGAACATGCCCGGCATGACCGGCATGCAGCTGGCGGCCAAGATCAAGGAAGACCCGAGCCTGAACCACGATATCCTGGTGGTCATGCTTACCGGCATCAGCAATGCGCCGAGCAAGATCATCGCCCGCAACGCCGGGGTCAAGCGCATCCTCGCCAAGCCGGTGGCCGGCTACACGCTCAAGACCACCCTCGCCGAGGAGCTCGCCCTGCGCGGCCGCGAGCAGACCGCGCCGCCGCTGCCGGCCGGCAGCCCGGTGCCATTGGACCTGCCCGGCGACTTCCGCATCCTGGTGGCCGAGGACAACAGCATCTCGACCAAGGTCATCCGCGGCATGCTCGGCAAGCTCAACCTCGAGCCGGACACCGCCAGCAACGGCGAGGAAGCCCTGCAGGCGATGAAGGCCAGGCACTACGACCTGGTGCTGATGGACTGCGAGATGCCGGTACTCGACGGCTTCTCAGCCACCCAGCAGCTGCGTGCCTGGGAAACCGCCAACCAGCGTCCGCGCACCCCGGTGGTGGCGCTGACCGCGCACATTCTCAACGAACACAAGGAGCGGGCGCGCCTGGCCGGCATGGATGGGCACATGGCCAAGCCGGTGGAGCTGTCGCAATTGCGTGAGCTGATCCAGTTCTGGGCGGGGCAGCGTCAGGTAGTGTCTGACCCGCTGGCCTGA
- the purD gene encoding phosphoribosylamine--glycine ligase — translation MKVLIIGSGGREHALAWKVAQDPRVEKVFVAPGNAGTATEAKCENVAIDVTALEQLADFAENNVDLTIVGPEAPLVLGVVDLFRSRNLDCFGPTKGAAQLEGSKAFTKDFLARHKIPTADYQNFTEIEPALAYLREKGAPIVIKADGLAAGKGVIVAMTLQEAEDAVRDMLAGNAFGEAGSRVVIEEFLDGEEASFIVMVDGHNVLPMATSQDHKRVGNQDTGPNTGGMGAYSPAPVVTADVHQRVMDQVIWPTVRGMAEEGNVYTGFLYAGLMIDKAGNPKVIEFNCRFGDPETQPVMLRLESSLVLLVEAAFAKALDKVEAQWDPRPSLGVVLAAGGYPGDYAKGAAISGLDAAAKLEGKVFHAGTALKNGQVVTAGGRVLCATAMGDTVEAAQQQAYRLAEQVKWDASFYRTDIGYRAIARERGEHQQ, via the coding sequence ATGAAAGTTTTGATCATCGGCAGCGGCGGTCGTGAACACGCCCTGGCCTGGAAAGTCGCCCAGGACCCACGCGTCGAGAAAGTCTTCGTTGCCCCGGGCAACGCCGGCACCGCCACCGAAGCCAAGTGCGAGAACGTCGCCATCGACGTCACCGCCCTGGAGCAACTGGCCGACTTCGCCGAGAACAACGTCGACCTGACCATCGTCGGCCCGGAAGCGCCGCTGGTGCTCGGCGTCGTCGACCTGTTCCGCAGCCGCAACCTGGACTGCTTCGGTCCGACCAAGGGCGCGGCCCAGCTGGAAGGCTCCAAGGCCTTCACCAAGGATTTCCTGGCCCGTCACAAGATCCCGACCGCCGACTACCAGAACTTCACCGAGATCGAGCCGGCCCTGGCCTACCTGCGTGAGAAAGGCGCGCCGATCGTGATCAAGGCCGACGGCCTGGCCGCCGGCAAGGGCGTGATCGTCGCCATGACCCTGCAGGAAGCCGAAGACGCCGTGCGCGACATGCTCGCCGGCAATGCCTTCGGCGAAGCCGGTTCGCGGGTGGTGATCGAAGAGTTCCTCGACGGCGAGGAAGCCAGCTTCATCGTCATGGTCGACGGCCACAACGTGCTGCCCATGGCCACCAGCCAGGACCACAAGCGCGTCGGCAACCAGGACACCGGCCCGAACACCGGTGGCATGGGCGCCTACTCCCCTGCCCCGGTGGTCACCGCCGACGTGCACCAGCGCGTGATGGACCAGGTAATCTGGCCGACCGTGCGCGGCATGGCCGAGGAAGGCAATGTCTACACCGGCTTCCTGTATGCCGGCCTGATGATCGACAAGGCGGGCAACCCCAAGGTCATCGAGTTCAACTGCCGCTTCGGCGACCCGGAGACCCAGCCGGTCATGCTGCGCCTGGAGTCGAGCCTGGTACTGCTGGTCGAAGCCGCCTTCGCCAAGGCCCTGGACAAGGTCGAGGCCCAGTGGGACCCGCGTCCGAGCCTGGGCGTGGTGCTGGCGGCTGGCGGCTACCCGGGCGACTACGCCAAGGGCGCCGCGATCAGCGGCCTGGATGCCGCCGCCAAGCTTGAAGGCAAGGTGTTCCACGCCGGTACCGCGTTGAAGAACGGCCAGGTGGTCACCGCTGGCGGCCGCGTGCTCTGCGCCACCGCCATGGGCGACACCGTCGAGGCCGCCCAGCAGCAGGCCTACCGCCTGGCCGAACAGGTCAAGTGGGACGCCAGCTTCTACCGCACCGACATCGGCTACCGGGCCATCGCCCGCGAGCGCGGTGAGCACCAGCAGTAA
- the purH gene encoding bifunctional phosphoribosylaminoimidazolecarboxamide formyltransferase/IMP cyclohydrolase, with amino-acid sequence MTDQTTRLPIRRALISVSDKTGILEFARELQQLGVEILSTGGTYKLLKDNGVSAVEVADYTGFAEMMDGRVKTLHPKIHGGILGRRGTDDAIMNEHGIKPIDLVAVNLYPFEATISKPGCDLPTAIENIDIGGPTMVRSAAKNHKDVAIVVNTGDYAGIVEGLKAGGLTYAQRFDLMLKAFEHTAAYDGMIANYMGTIDQAKQTLSTEGRSEFPRTFNSQFVKAQEMRYGENPHQSAAFYVEAKKGEASISTAIQLQGKELSFNNVADTDAALECVKSFVKPACVIVKHANPCGVAVVPEDEGGIRKAYDLAYATDTESAFGGIIAFNRELDGETAKAIVERQFVEVIIAPTISQAAREVVAAKQNVRLLECGEWPAERAAGWDFKRVNGGLLVQSRDIGMISADDLKIVTQRAPTEQEVHDLVFAWKVAKFVKSNAIVYAKNRQTIGVGAGQMSRVNSARIAAIKAEHAGLQVQGAVMASDAFFPFRDGIDNAAKVGISAVIQPGGSMRDAEVIAAADEAGIAMVFTGMRHFRH; translated from the coding sequence ATGACCGACCAGACTACCCGCCTGCCGATCCGCCGCGCCCTGATCAGCGTCTCCGACAAGACCGGTATCCTCGAATTCGCCCGTGAGCTGCAACAGCTCGGTGTCGAGATCCTGTCCACCGGCGGCACCTACAAGCTGCTCAAGGACAATGGCGTGAGCGCGGTGGAAGTGGCCGATTACACCGGCTTCGCCGAAATGATGGACGGCCGGGTCAAGACCCTGCATCCGAAGATCCACGGCGGCATCCTCGGCCGTCGCGGCACCGACGACGCCATCATGAACGAGCACGGCATCAAGCCGATCGACCTGGTCGCGGTCAACCTGTACCCGTTCGAAGCCACCATCAGCAAGCCGGGCTGCGACCTGCCGACCGCCATCGAGAACATCGACATTGGCGGCCCGACCATGGTCCGTTCGGCAGCGAAAAACCACAAAGACGTGGCCATCGTGGTCAACACTGGTGACTACGCCGGTATCGTCGAGGGCCTCAAGGCCGGTGGCCTGACCTACGCCCAGCGCTTCGACCTGATGCTCAAGGCGTTCGAGCACACTGCCGCCTACGACGGCATGATCGCCAACTACATGGGCACCATCGACCAGGCCAAGCAGACCCTGTCGACCGAAGGCCGCAGCGAATTCCCGCGCACCTTCAACAGTCAGTTCGTCAAAGCCCAGGAAATGCGCTACGGCGAGAACCCGCACCAGAGCGCGGCGTTCTACGTCGAGGCCAAGAAGGGCGAGGCCAGCATCTCCACCGCGATCCAGCTGCAAGGCAAGGAGCTGTCGTTCAACAACGTGGCCGACACCGACGCCGCGCTGGAGTGCGTGAAGAGCTTCGTCAAGCCGGCCTGCGTCATCGTCAAGCACGCCAACCCATGCGGCGTGGCCGTGGTGCCTGAAGATGAGGGCGGCATCCGCAAGGCCTATGACCTGGCCTACGCCACCGATACCGAATCGGCCTTCGGCGGCATCATCGCCTTCAACCGCGAACTGGACGGCGAAACCGCCAAAGCTATCGTCGAACGTCAGTTCGTCGAAGTGATCATCGCCCCGACAATCTCCCAGGCCGCCCGCGAAGTCGTGGCCGCCAAGCAGAACGTACGCCTGCTGGAGTGCGGCGAGTGGCCAGCCGAGCGCGCCGCCGGTTGGGACTTCAAACGCGTCAACGGTGGCCTGCTGGTGCAGAGCCGCGATATCGGCATGATCAGCGCCGACGACCTGAAGATCGTCACCCAGCGCGCACCGACCGAGCAGGAGGTCCACGACCTGGTCTTCGCCTGGAAAGTGGCCAAGTTCGTCAAGTCCAACGCCATCGTCTACGCCAAGAACCGCCAGACCATCGGCGTCGGCGCCGGCCAGATGAGCCGCGTCAACTCCGCGCGCATTGCCGCGATCAAGGCCGAGCACGCCGGTCTGCAGGTGCAGGGCGCGGTGATGGCCTCGGACGCGTTCTTCCCGTTCCGCGACGGCATCGACAATGCGGCTAAAGTGGGTATCAGCGCCGTGATCCAGCCGGGTGGCTCGATGCGTGATGCCGAAGTTATCGCCGCTGCCGACGAAGCCGGCATTGCGATGGTGTTCACCGGCATGCGCCACTTCCGCCACTGA